A window of the Mesorhizobium opportunistum WSM2075 genome harbors these coding sequences:
- the ftsH gene encoding ATP-dependent zinc metalloprotease FtsH, with product MNPNYRNLALWAIIAVLLIALFNLFQTPQTRGASSDVPYSQFLQDVGAGRVKTVTIAGARITGTYTDNSSGFQTYSPGDPQLVSRLQDKNVTINARPETDGSNSLFGYLISWLPMILILGVWIFFMRQMQSGSGRAMGFGKSKAKLLTEAHGRVTFQDVAGVDEAKEDLEEIVEFLRDPQKFQRLGGKIPRGVLLVGPPGTGKTLLARSVAGEANVPFFTISGSDFVEMFVGVGASRVRDMFDQAKKNAPCIIFIDEIDAVGRHRGAGLGGGNDEREQTLNQLLVEMDGFESNESIILIAATNRPDVLDPALLRPGRFDRQVVVPNPDIVGREKILKVHVRNVPLAPNVDLKVVARGTPGFSGADLMNLVNESALMAARRNKRLVTMAEFEDAKDKIMMGAERRSSAMTQAEKELTAYHEAGHAILALNVPSADPLHKATIIPRGRALGMVMQLPEGDRYSMSYKYMISRLAIMMGGRVAEEFKFGKENITSGASSDIEQATKLARAMVTRWGFSDKLGHVAYGDNQEEVFLGHSVARTQNISEETAQIIDAEVRRLIDEAYSTAKSILTKKKKEWIALAQGLLEYETLSGDEIKQLIAGNKPARDLGDDTPPSRGSAVPKSGGRRKKGPEPEGGMEPQPSS from the coding sequence ATGAATCCGAACTATCGCAACCTCGCGCTCTGGGCGATCATAGCGGTCCTGCTCATCGCCCTGTTCAATCTGTTCCAGACGCCGCAGACGCGCGGGGCTTCGAGCGATGTGCCTTATTCGCAGTTCCTCCAGGATGTCGGGGCCGGCCGGGTCAAGACGGTGACCATCGCGGGTGCCCGTATCACCGGCACCTACACCGACAATTCCAGCGGCTTCCAGACCTATTCACCCGGCGATCCCCAGCTGGTTTCGCGGCTGCAGGACAAGAACGTCACAATCAACGCGCGGCCAGAGACCGACGGCTCCAACTCGCTGTTCGGTTACCTGATCTCCTGGCTGCCGATGATCCTTATTCTCGGTGTCTGGATATTCTTCATGCGCCAGATGCAGTCCGGATCCGGGCGCGCCATGGGTTTTGGCAAGTCGAAGGCCAAGCTTCTAACCGAGGCGCATGGCCGCGTCACCTTCCAAGACGTCGCCGGCGTAGACGAAGCCAAGGAAGATTTGGAAGAGATCGTCGAATTCCTGCGCGATCCGCAGAAGTTCCAGCGCCTCGGCGGCAAGATTCCGCGCGGCGTGCTGCTGGTCGGCCCTCCCGGCACCGGCAAGACGCTGCTTGCCCGCTCGGTCGCCGGCGAAGCCAACGTGCCGTTCTTCACCATTTCCGGCTCGGACTTCGTCGAAATGTTCGTCGGCGTCGGCGCCAGCCGCGTGCGCGACATGTTCGACCAGGCCAAGAAGAATGCGCCCTGCATCATCTTCATCGACGAAATCGACGCTGTCGGCCGCCATCGCGGCGCCGGCCTCGGCGGTGGCAATGACGAGCGCGAGCAGACGCTGAACCAGCTGCTGGTCGAGATGGACGGTTTCGAGTCCAACGAAAGCATCATTCTGATCGCCGCCACCAACCGTCCCGACGTGCTTGATCCGGCGCTGTTGCGTCCGGGCCGTTTCGACCGCCAGGTGGTGGTCCCGAACCCCGACATCGTCGGCCGCGAGAAAATCCTCAAGGTGCATGTGCGCAACGTGCCGCTGGCGCCTAATGTCGATCTCAAGGTCGTGGCCCGCGGCACGCCGGGCTTTTCCGGCGCCGACCTGATGAACCTCGTCAACGAATCGGCGCTGATGGCGGCGCGGCGCAACAAGCGCCTCGTCACCATGGCCGAGTTCGAGGACGCCAAGGACAAGATCATGATGGGCGCGGAGCGCCGCTCGTCGGCCATGACCCAGGCCGAGAAGGAGCTGACCGCCTATCACGAGGCCGGTCACGCCATCCTGGCGCTCAACGTGCCGTCGGCCGATCCGCTGCACAAGGCCACTATCATCCCGCGCGGCCGCGCGCTCGGAATGGTCATGCAGTTGCCGGAAGGCGATCGCTATTCGATGAGCTACAAATACATGATCTCGCGCCTCGCCATCATGATGGGTGGCCGCGTCGCCGAGGAGTTCAAGTTCGGCAAGGAGAACATCACCTCGGGCGCGTCCTCGGACATCGAACAGGCGACCAAGCTGGCACGCGCCATGGTCACGCGCTGGGGCTTCTCCGACAAGCTCGGCCATGTCGCCTATGGCGACAACCAGGAGGAAGTGTTCCTCGGCCATTCGGTGGCGCGCACGCAGAACATCTCGGAAGAGACCGCGCAGATCATCGACGCCGAAGTGCGCCGCCTGATCGACGAGGCCTATTCGACGGCGAAGTCCATCCTGACCAAGAAGAAGAAGGAATGGATCGCACTGGCGCAGGGCCTGCTCGAATACGAGACGCTGTCGGGCGACGAGATCAAGCAACTGATCGCGGGCAACAAGCCCGCGCGAGATTTGGGGGATGATACCCCACCAAGCCGCGGCTCGGCCGTGCCGAAGTCCGGTGGTCGCCGCAAGAAGGGCCCCGAGCCCGAAGGCGGCATGGAGCCGCAGCCGTCAAGCTGA